Proteins from a genomic interval of Phocoena phocoena chromosome 20, mPhoPho1.1, whole genome shotgun sequence:
- the CTRL gene encoding LOW QUALITY PROTEIN: chymotrypsin-like protease CTRL-1 (The sequence of the model RefSeq protein was modified relative to this genomic sequence to represent the inferred CDS: inserted 4 bases in 3 codons; deleted 1 base in 1 codon; substituted 1 base at 1 genomic stop codon) translates to MKRTIKPGPVLNLTPATVLLLSLILTLVLLGSSLGCGVPAIRPVLSFSQRIVNGENAVLGSWPWQVSLQDSNSFHFCSGSLISQSWVVTAAHCNVVPGCHFVILGEYDLSSSAEPLQVLSILRAITHPFWNPTTMNNDLMLLKLASPAXYTTHISPVCLASSNEVLPEGLTCXTTGCGRLSGAGSVTPARLQQVILPLVTVSQWQQYWGSRITNSMICAGXLGASSCQGECGGPLVCQKGDXWVLTGIISWGANNCNVHAPAMYTQVSKFSTWINHSLQPSLPQTQAQGEDGDC, encoded by the exons ATGAAGAGAACCATAAAGCCAGGCCCAGTTCTCAACCTCACGCCTGCCACAGTGTTGCTGCTCAGCCTCATCCTTACCCTGGTCCTCCTTGGCTCCTCCTTGG GTTGTGGCGTTCCTGCCATCAGACCGGTGCTGAGCTTCAGCCAGAGGATTGTCAATGGGGAGAATGCAGTGCTGGGCTCGTGGCCCTGGCAGGTGTCCTTGCAG GACAGCAACAGCTTCCACTTCTGCAGTGGTTCCCTCATCAGTCAGTCCTGGGTGGTCACTGCTGCCCACTGCAATGTTGT CCCTGGCTGCCACTTTGTCATCCTGGGCGAGTATGACCTATCATCCAGCGCTGAGCCTTTGCAGGTTCTGTCCATCTTGCGG GCCATCACGCACCCTTTCTGGAACCCCACCACCATGAACAACGATCTGATGCTACTAAAGCTCGCCTCCCCAGCCTAGTACACAACACACATCTCACCAGTTTGCCTGGCTTCCTCAAATGAGGTGCTGCCTGAAGGCCTCACGTG CACCACTGGCTGCGGCCGCCTCAGCGGTGCAG GCAGTGTGACTCCTGCACGCCTGCAGCAGGTGATTCTACCCCTGGTCACCGTGAGTCAGTGG CAGCAATACTGGGGCTCACGCATCACCAACTCGATGATCTGTGCAG ACCTCGGGGCCTCCTCGTGCCAG GGTGAATGTGGAGGCCCGCTTGTCTGCCAGAAGGGGG ATTGGGTGCTCACTGGTATTATCTCCTGGGGCGCCAATAACTGCAACGTGCACGCGCCTGCCATGTACACTCAGGTTAGCAAGTTCAGTACCTGGATCAATCACAGCCTACAACCAAGCCTACCACAG ACTCAGGCCCAGGGTGAAGATGGGGACTGCTGA
- the PSMB10 gene encoding proteasome subunit beta type-10, whose translation MQKTALEPQKGFSFENCERNAALERSLPGLRVPHARKTGTTIAGLVFRDGVILGADTRATNDSIVAYQSCEKIHFIAPKIYCCGAGVAADAEMTTRMAASNMELHALSTGREPRVATVTRALRQTLFRYRGYVGASLIVGGVDFTGPQLYCVHPHGSYSRLPFTAQGSGQDAALAVLEDRFQPNMTLEAAQELLVEAITAGILGDLGSGGSVDACVITGTSAKLLRTLSSPTEPIERSSQYRFAPGTTAVLSETVMPLTLELLEETVQAMDVE comes from the exons ATGCAGAAGACAGCGCTAGAACCCCAAAAGGGCTTCTCCTTCGAAAACTGCGAGAG AAACGCAGCCTTGGAACGCTCCCTCCCGGGGCTCCGTGTCCCTCATGCACGCAAGACCGGAACCACCATTGCAGGCCTTGTGTTCCGA gacgGGGTCATCCTGGGCGCGGATACGCGGGCCACTAACGATTCGATCGTGGCGTACCAGAGCTGCGAAAAGATCCACTTCATCGCCCCTAAAATCTA CTGCTGTGGGGCTGGAGTAGCCGCGGACGCAGAGATGACCACGCGGATGGCGGCGTCTAACATGGAGCTACACGCGCTGTCCACAGGCCGCGAGCCCCGCGTGGCCACGGTCACCCGCGCTTTGCGCCAGACGCTCTTCCG GTACCGGGGCTACGTGGGCGCCTCGCTGATTGTGGGCGGCGTAGACTTCACCGGACCGCAGCTCTACTGCGTGCACCCCCACGGCTCCTACAGCCGTCTGCCCTTCACGGCCCAGG GCTCCGGCCAGGATGCGGCCCTGGCAGTGCTGGAGGACCGGTTCCAGCCGAACATGACG CTGGAGGCAGCGCAGGAGCTGCTGGTGGAAGCCATCACTGCAGGGATCCTGGGTGACTTGGGCTCTGGGGGCAGTGTGGATGCATGTGTGATCACTGGGACCAGCGCCAAGCTGCTGCGAACACTGAGCTCTCCCACAGAGCCTATAGAGAG gTCCAGCCAGTACCGCTTTGCCCCTGGGACCACAGCTGTCCTGTCAGAGACAGTGATGCCGCTGACCCTGGAGCTGCTGGAGGAAACTGTGCAGGCCATGGATGTGGAGTGA
- the LCAT gene encoding phosphatidylcholine-sterol acyltransferase — protein sequence MGPPGSPRQWVLLLLGLLLPPATPFWLFNVLFPPHTTPKAELSNHTRPVILVPGCLGNQLEAKLDKPSVVNWMCYRKTDDFFTIWLDLNMFLPVGVDCWIDNTRVVYNRSSGRVSNAPGVQIRVPGFGKTYSVEYLDNSKLAGYMHTLVQNLVNNGYVRDETVRAAPYDWRLEPSQQEEYYLKLAGLVEEMHATYRRPVFLIGHSLGCLHLLYFLLRQPQAWKDRFIDGFISLGAPWGGSIKPMIILASGDNQGIPIMSSIKLKEEQRMTTASPWMFPSSQAWPEDHVFISTPTFNYTSRDLQRFFTDLHFEEGWYMWLQSRDLLAGLPAPGVEVYCLYGVGLRTPSTYIFDHGFPYTDPVGMLYEDGDDTVATRSTELCAQWQGLQRQPVHLLPLPGVQHLNMVFSNQTLEHINAILLGTYRNSTAVPPTASPRPMPPE from the exons ATGGGGCCGCCCGGCTCCCCACGGCAGTGggtcctgctgctgctggggctgctgcttccccccgccacccccttctggctctTCAATGTGCTCTTCCCCCCGCACACCACGCCCAAGGCTGAGCTCAGTAACCACACACGGCCTGTCATCCTCG TGCCTGGCTGCCTGGGGAATCAGCTGGAAGCCAAGCTGGATAAACCAAGTGTGGTGAACTGGATGTGCTACCGCAAGACAGACGACTTTTTCACCATCTGGCTGGATCTCAATATGTTCCTACCCGTTGGGGTAGACTGCTGGATCGATAACACCAG GGTTGTCTACAACCGCAGCTCTGGGCGAGTATCCAACGCCCCCGGTGTACAGATCCGTGTTCCCGGCTTTGGCAAGACCTACTCTGTTGAGTATCTGGACAACAGCAAGTTGGCAG GTTACATGCACACACTGGTTCAGAACCTGGTCAACAATGGGTATGTGCGAGATGAGACGGTGCGGGCCGCCCCCTACGACTGGCGGCTGGAGCCCA GCCAGCAGGAGGAGTACTACCTGAAGCTTGCTGGGCTAGTGGAGGAAATGCACGCTACCTACAGAAGGCCTGTCTTCCTCATTGGGCACAGCCTCGGCTGCCTGCACTTGCTCTATTTCTTACTGCGCCAGCCCCAGGCCTGGAAGGACCGCTTCATTGATGGTTTCATCTCTCTTGGGGCTCCCTGGGGTGGCTCCATCAAGCCCATGATAATCTTGGCCTCAG GTGACAACCAGGGCATCCCAATCATGTCCAGCATCAAGCTGAAAGAGGAGCAGCGCATGACAACAGCGTCCCCCTGGATGTTTCCCTCCAGCCAGGCATGGCCCGAGGACCACGTGTTCATTTCCACCCCCACCTTCAACTACACAAGCCGTGACTTGCAGCGCTTCTTTACAGACCTGCACTTTGAGGAAGGCTGGTACATGTGGTTACAGTCACGTGACCTGCTGGCAGGGCTCCCAGCACCTGGAGTGGAAGTATACTGTCTGTATGGCGTGGGCCTGCGCACACCCAGCACCTACATCTTTGACCATGGCTTCCCCTACACGGACCCTGTGGGTATGCTCTATGAGGACGGGGATGACACTGTGGCCACGCGCAGCACTGAGCTCTGTGCCCAGTGGCAGGGCCTCCAACGGCAGCCTGTGCAcctgctgcctctgcctgggGTACAGCACCTCAATATGGTCTTCAGCAACCAGACACTGGAGCACATCAATGCCATCCTGCTGGGTACCTACCGAAATAGCACCGCCGTACCCCCAACTGCCAGCCCAAGGCCCATGCCCCCTGAATAA